The genomic region AGGTCGTGGAGCGGACCGCCGCGGGGTACCGCGAGGTGTACCGGCGCCTCACCGGCGCCGACCTGTAGGTCTCAGCCCTCCCAGGGCCCGTCCGTCACCGGGTCGTGGACGTCGGCGCCGCCGAGCCGGCGCACGTGGCCGAGGTAGACCTCGCGCCGGTCCTCGCGCAGCAGCGCGTCGTGCACCGGGAGGGCGACGCGCGGCGCGACGGCGCGGACGAACTCGACGGTCTCCTTCACCGCCGCCCACGGTGCGTTGAGCGGCACGGCGAGCACGTCGACGCCGTCCGGCGTCGTGCCGTAGGAGTCGCCCGGGTGGAACACGGTCGTGCCGTCGCCGCGCAGCAGCACGCCGACGTTGCCGATGCGGGGCACGTCGTCGTGGATGACGGCGTGCTGCCCGCCGACGGCCTCCAGGGCGAGCCCGTCGAGGTCGACCCGGTCCCCGACCGCGAGCAGGTCGGCGGTGACGCCGGCCTGCGCGAGGGCGTCGTGCGCGCCCTGCTCGGCGAGCACCCGGAGCCCGTCGTGCTGCCCGACGAGCGTGCGGACGGCGTCGGCGTCGCAGTGGTCGGGGTGCGCGTGCGTGACGAGGACCGCGTCGAGCGGCGCGTCGCCGAGCAGGCGGGCGAGGGACCCGGGCACGTCGGGGGAGAAGGCGCCGGGGTCGAGGAGCACCCGGGCGCCGCCCGTCTCGACGAGCAGGCAGGAGTGGCCGAGGGAGGTCACGCGCACGCACCGGTCCTACACCCGGCTCGGACGGCGTGCACGTCGCGGACGGCCGACCGGCGCACCCTCGGACCGCGGCGCGTCCCTTGCGGCGGGTGACGCGGCGGTGCTGCACTCCTGGGGTGAGCGACACCCCCCGCCCGGGCGGCGACGAGCTGCGCACGACGGTCGAGGTGCTGCACGGGGTGGTCGAGCACGTGCTCGCCGGGCCGCAGCACCGGGCGAGCGGCACCATCCGCCTGCGGGTCACCCCGGGGGCGATCGGGACCGTCCGGGACCCGGCGGTGCGGCTGCTCGGCGACCGGGTGGTCGGTCCGGCGGGTGAGGCGCCGCTCGACGGGTCGCTCTCGCTGGCGGACGTCGGTCGTCGCGTGGGGGTCGAGCCCGGCGTGCCCGACGGCGTCTACACCGACCACGCGGCCGTCGGGTCCGACGACCCCGCCCGCGTCGACGCCGGCATTTCCGTCGCGGTGCTCGAGTGGTTCGCGGTCGGCGCCGCCGCGCTCGTCACCTTCGCGCCGGAGTCGGAGGCCGTGCTGTGGCCGGAGCACTTCGACCTCGCCGTTACGGTCGACGGCGTCAACTACGGCGTCTCGCCCGGCGACGGCTTCTCGGCCGCCCCGTACGCCTACGTCGGCCCGCACTCCCCGGTCGACGACACCTTCTTCGACGCCCCCTTCGGCGCCGCCCGTACGTGGGACCAGGTGCCGGACGTCGCCGGGGTGGCGGCGTTCTTCGCGGACGGTCGGGGGCGGGTCCACCCGACCGGGTGATGGTGCCGATGTATCGCCCGGCGATACATTGCCGGTCGTGACGCCCCTCGGCGACGTGCCGTACCTCGTGCTGGCGGCTCTCGCCGGCGGCCGACGGCACGGCTACGACGTCGTGCGGGTGGTCTCGACCCTGACCGACGGCCGCGTCGCGCTCGGGGCGGGGACGTTGTACGGCGCGCTCGACCGGCTGTCGACGCAGGGCCTGGTGGCGGACGACGGCGAGGAGCGCGTCGGTGGGCGCCTGCGGCGCTACTACCGGCTGACCGACGACGGGACCGCCCTGCTCGAGGCGGAGACGGCTCGCCGCGAGGACGTCACGGCGGCGGTGCGCCGACGGCTCGTCGCGGCGCCCGGCGCGGTCGGGGGACAGGCGTGAGGGGACAGGCGTCCGAGGACGCCTACGAGCGGTCGGCCAGGCAGTGGCTGCGCGCCTTCCCGCCACGGTGGCGCGCGGCCCGCGAGGACGAGGTCGTGGGGGTGCTCCTCGACACCCGGCCCGACGGTGCGGCCACGCTCGGTGCTGCCGCCCGCTGGGACCTGCTGCGCTCGGCGGTGGCGTGGCGGCTGCGGCACCGGCCGCCTTTCGTCGTGTGGCTCCTGTGGAGGCTCGGGTTCTCACGGATGCCGGAGGCGCACGTCGGCTGGGCGCTCGACGACCTGTCGGGACGCCTCTACGGACTGTGGTCGACCTTGTGGAGCTGGCAGTTCCTAGGTTTCGCTGTCTTCGTTGCGCCCCACGCACGGAGCGGCGGCTGGTGGTGGTGGCTGCCCGCCGCGGTGTGGTCCGTGGCGCTCCTCCTAGGAGCCGTGGGCGACCGCTTCTCCTGGGGACGCCCTCGTAGAGACGAACGGCAGGCCGCGCTGCTCGCCCCCCACCGCACCGCCGACCGGGTGCGGCATGATCCGTCGGTGGTCCTCAGCACGACCACCCGCTGGTCGTGGGGTCGGTGGCTCGTCGCGCCGGTCGTCGTCGCCTGGGTGTCCGCACTCGTCGCGGTCGGCGTCGTCGTGTCGGCCGTGCTCGACGGGGTCGTGCTGAGGGTCCGGGACTGGCAGGCCGGGGACACGCTCCTGCTGCTGCCCCTGGCTGCCGGACTCGTGGCCGCGGTGACCGTGACCGTGCTGTCCCGTCCTCGCGTCGCGGAGCGCCCCGACCAGCCGTGGCGGCACCGGGTCGCCGCGCCGCCTGTCGTGGTCCGCGTCCTCCTCCTCGTGGTGGCTGTCCTCGGGCCGTGGACCGCGGTGCAGATCACTCTCGTCCTCCTCTTCGGCCGCAGCTTCGCCTTCGCCGACGGGCTGGGGGGCTATGACTTCCTCGTCGGTGTCCCCGCTGCTCCCGTCACCTTCCTGCTGCTCGCCCTGCCCTCCGTGCACCTGCGCACCAGGGGAGCGTTGGCCGCTCGGCCCGCCCCGCCGCCGGCGCTGCACGACGTCCTCGGCGTCCTGGGCGGTACGACCGTCCTCGTGGACCCGCCTCGGCCCTACCCGGCACTGCCCTCGCTCGAGCCCTTCGTCGACGACGACCCGGCGGCGGGGACCGGCTCGCCCGCCCGCCGATAGGCTCGCGCCCATGCCGCGCATCGTCGTCGAGGTCATGCCCAAGCCGGAGATCCTCGACCCGCAGGGGACCGCGATCACGCAGGCGCTCGGGCGCATGGGCGTCGACGGGCTCGGCGAGGTCCGGCAGGGCAAGCGCTTCGAGGTCGCCGTCGACGACACCGACGAGGCGACGCTCGCCCGGGTCCGCGAGGCCGCCGAGACGCTGCTGAGCAACCCCGTCATCGAGGACGTCGTCGCGGTCCGGGTCGTCGAGGGGTGAGCGGCTCGGGGGCGTCGCGGACGGGGGCCGGCACGGCGGCCGAGCGGCAGACCCACATGGCGCGGGAGGTCGCCCAGCAGGCCGACGCGGTGGCCGCCACATTCGACGCGCTGCTGCCGCTGCGCCAGGACCTGCGCCGGATGTTCGCCGGACGCCGGCACGTGCTCTTCGTCGCCCGCGGCTCCAGCGACAACGCCGCCGTCTACGGCCGCTACCTGCTCGGCGCGCACGCCGGCGTGGTCGCGTCCCTCGCGGCCCCCAGCCTCGCCACCCACTACGGCCCGCCGGCTGACGACGGCCGCCCGGCCGGTGCGCCCCTCGCGCTCGACGACACCCTCGTCGTGTGCGTGTCGCAGTCGGGCGCGACCGAGGAGATCGTCGCGACTCAGGCGTGGGCGGCCCGGCAGGGCGCCGCGACGGTCGCCGTCGCGAACGTCCCCGGCTCACCGCTGCTGCGCACGGCCGACCTCGCGCTGCAGACCCAGGCCGGGCCCGAGCTCGCGGTGCCGGCGACGAAGTCCTACCTCTCGCAGCTCGCCGCCATGGTCGTGCTGGGCACGGCGCTGGCCCCGGACCCCTCCGCCCTCGACGCCGACATCGCGCGCGTGCCGGCCGAGGTCGAGCGCCTCGTCGACGAGCAGCAGGGCGTCGACGAGGCCGCCGCCGCCCTCAGCGCGTCGCGGCACCCACTGGTCAGCGGCCGCGGGATGGCCATGGGCACCGCGCTCGAGGTCGCGCTCAAGCTCGAGGAGACGTGCCTGCGCCCCGTGCGCGGCCTGTCGTACGCCGACCTGCGCCACGGGCCGATCGCCGTCGTCGACGACGACGTGCTCGCCGTCCTCGTGAGCGCCGGCGACGGCCCCCTCGTCGGGGCGATGACCGAGCTCGCCTCGGACCTGCGGGCCCGCGGCGCCCGCACGGTCGGCGTGGGCGGGGACGCGGCCTTCGCCGACGCCGTCGACGTGCCGGTCGCCGGCCCGCGCCTGCCCGAGGCGCTCGCCCCGCTCGGCCTCGTCGTGCCGATGCAGCTCGCCATCGAGCGCGCCGCCCGCGTGCTGGGCCTCGACCCCGACGCGCCGCGCGGCCTGCGCAAGGTCACCCGCACCGACGCCTGACCCGGTCCCGCGGCCGGCGAGGGCCGGCTGCGGGCGCCTCGCGCCGTGCCGCCGCCCCGTACCTGAGTGGGGGTCCGCGCGCTCACGACGTGGGCTGGCTCGGGACGTGCGACACGCCGTCGGAGGCGTCCACGAGCCAGCACTCGTCGCGCGGGCACGAGTGCTGGCTCCGGAACGGCGGCGTCGGCGTGTCGACGGGCCGGACCCAGCCCTCGTCGAGAGCGTGCGCACCCCCACCCCGGTCCTCGCCGGGCCGCCCACCACCGGCCGACGACACCCGTACGGCCTGGGCGCGAGGCCAGGGGAGGGGTGCCGCGGACCGGGTGGGGCGTCAGGCGGCGAGGGGGGCGCGGACGGGCAGGTCGCTGCCGGTGAGGAGGACCTGCATGGCGGCGCCCGTGCGCTGGTTGAGCACGACGGGGGCGAGCAGGTTGGCCGTGGAGGCCGCCGCGGACTCCGCCGTGGTGAGCACCACGAAGAGCAGGGCGTCCTCCGCGCCGGCGAGGCCGAGCAGGTCGACGTCCTCGTCGGACAGCACCGGGGCGTAGTCCGGGAAGAACGCCCACGGCGCCGCGAGCAGCAGAGACACCGAGTCGTCGGCGGAGCGCAGCGAGAACAGCGTCCCCGTCGCCTCGAGCCCGTCGAGCGCGTACTCGACGTGGCCGGGCAGGCCCGGCAGGGGCACGACGAAGCGGACCGCGCGACCCTCGCTCACGGCACCACCCAATCCCACGTCCCCACCGCCGGTCAAAGCGCTGCCGGGCGCGGCCGTGACCGTCACCGGAGGAAGTCCAGCAGCGTGGGCTGCAGCACCCGGGCGGTCGCGCCGAGCGCCGCCTGGTACGCGGTCGACTGCAGCTGCAGCTCGAGGATCGTCTTCGGCAGGTCGACGTCCTCGATCTGCGACTGCGCCGAGCGCAGCGACACGGCCGCGTCGGTGCCCTTCGCCTGCAGCGTCTCGATGCGGTTGGTCCGGGCGCCGACGTCGGCGAGCGCCCCGAGCACGCGCTCGTGGGCGGTGTCGAGCGCCGCCAGCCGCGCGGTCGGCGACCCCCCGGACTCCAGGTCGGCGATGATGCCGTCGAGCGTGGCGAACACGCTCGTGGCGCCGGAGCCGAAGGCGCCCGGGCCGTCGACGTCCACGCGGACCGTCGAGTCGGCGCCCACGCGCCGCTGCACGGTGCCGGTGTCACCGACGTACGTGCCCGTCGCGTCGAAGGCGGTCCCGCCGCCCGTCGTGCCGCCGAACACCGGCCGGCCGAGGTACTGGGTGTTGCCCAGCTCGACGAGCGAGTCCCGCACCTGGCGCAGCTCCTTCGCGAGCGCGTCGCGCCCGGTCTGGCTGAGCGAGCCGTTGCCGCCCTGCACCGTGAGGTCGCGGGCGTGGCGCACGGCCGCGCTCGTCTGCTGCAGCGCCGTGTCGGCCGTGCCGAGCCACGACAGGCCGTTGTCGGCGTTGCGCAGGTACTGGTCGTTGGCGCTGCGCTCGGCGCGCAGCTGGAGGATGTCGGTCGCGCCGGTCGGGTTGTCGGAGGGCTTCGCCACCTGCTTGCCGCTCGACAGCTGCTCCTGCAGGGAGGCGCTCCGCGCGAGCGAGGCCTGGAGGTTCGCGTACGTGCCGTCCGCCATGGACCGCTGGGTGATCCGCAGCATCAGCGACCCACCACCCCGGTGCGGTTGATGAGGGTGTCGAGCGCCTCGTCGACCGCGGTGAGCATGCGGGCCGCGCCCTCGTAGGCGCGCTGGAACATGACCATGTTGGTGAGCTCCTCGTCGATGTCGACCCCGGAGACGGCCTCCCGGGCGGCGGTGACGTCGCGGACGACGACCTTCTGCGAGTCCGAGCGGCGCTCGGCCGCCTGCGCGGCGGACCCGACGTCGCCCACGAGCTGCCGCCAGGCGGCGTCGGGGGAGCCGGGGCCCTGACCGATGCGGCCGAGCGCGTCGGCCAGCGAGCCGTCGAGGGCGCCGGCGCCACCGGAGGCGGCGGCGACGTCGCGGGGGTCGGTCACCGCGACGGTGATGGACCGGGCGGTCACGGGACCGCCGTCGGAGGCGGTGAAGAACGCGCCCGCCGCCGTGCCGTCCTGGGTGAGCCCGGTGGAGTGGACGGTGTCGACCTGGCTGGCCACGTCGGCGGCCGTCGCGTCCAGGCGCTGCATGACGCCCGGCCACGTGCGGTGAAGGCTGTCGAGCAGCGCGCCGATCCGCCCGCCGGGGACGTCGACCGGGGCACCGGCGGCGCCGGTCACCGAGACCGCGCCACCGGAGAGCACCTCGTCGATGCTGCCGGCCGCACCCGCGGACAGCGACAGCCCCGTCGTGCGGTCGCCGCGCACCACGGCGGTGCCGCCGACGAAGACGTCGACCGTGCCGAGGTCACCCGGCCGGGCGGTGGCGCCGGTCAGCTCGCTGAGGCGCAGCACGAGCTGGTCGCGCTGGTCGAGCAGCTCGTTGACGCTGCCGCCCGCCGCCGTGGCGTCGCGGATGGCCGCGTTGAGGTCGGCGACGGCGCGGGCCGTCGCGTCGACCTCGCCGAGCAGCTGGCCGACCTGCGCGCGCGCGTCGGTCCACGCCTGCGTGACGGCGGCGCCGAGCCCGTGGAGCGTGTCGGCGACGGCGGCGCCGGCCTGCAGGACCTGCGAGCGGGCGGCCGCGGTGCCGGGGGAGTTGGCGAGGTCCTGCCACGAGGACCAGAACGTCGACAGGCGCGCGGCGAGCCCGGTGTCGCCGGGCTCGCCGAGGGCGACCTCGAAGCGGGACCACGCGGCCCGGTCGACGTCCATGAACGCCGCGGTCGACGTCTCCTGCCGGACCCGCTGCGTGACGAGCTCGTCGTTGACCCGCTGCAGGTCCGTGACCCGCACGCCCGTGCCCGGACCGTCCCAGCGCGAGAACAGCGCGGTGCCGGTGGTGACGGGCGTGCTCGGGTCCATGACGACGCGCTGGCGGGAGTAGCCGGGCGTGTTGGCGTTGGCGACGTTCGCGCCGGTGACGTCGAGGCCGTAGCGCTGAGCGACCAGACCCGACAGGGCGGTGTGCAGCCCGGCGAAGGACGACATCAGAGCGCCTCGTCCACGAGCCGGCCCGCGCCCTGGCGGGGGAGGTTCCGGGCGGCGCCGGGGCCGTACGTGCCTGCGGGCTCCTCGACGGCCGCGAGCGCCTCGCTGAGGCTCACCATGCCCTCGTGCAGCAGGCGCCGGTTGGCCTGCGCGAGCTCGGTGATCTCGGCGGTGAGGGCGAGGAAGGCCTCGCGATGGCCCAGCAGCATCGCGGAGTACGGCTCCGGGGCGACCCGGGCGAGGTGCGCGAGCGACGGCCCGGCGGGAAGGCCGAGGTCCATCGCGACGACGTCGGTCTCCAGCGCCCGGACCTTCTCCGACTCGCGGATCTGGTCGAGGACCGCCTCCACCTCGCGCGTCGCGTGGGCGAGCCAGCGGCTGCGGCCGGAGGCGAGCACGAGCTGCTCCTCCTCCAGCTTGAACAGGAGCAGCTCGAGCAGCTCCCGCTCGCGCCACAGGATGCGGCAGAAGTCTGCGAGCGCCACGACGTCCTCCTCGGTGCGACGGCCGTTCCGTCACGCCCTCCGGTTCGGCGGACCCGGAGATCACCTGAGGTCCTCCGCCCGATCCGTCCGGGTCGGCCCCCGCCGTCACCCGATCGGCGCAACGGTGGTCCGCACGGGTGGGAAACCTCAAGGGGCCTCAGGTGCCCGACGACACCGGACCCGTGCTGATCACGTCCTCCGCCGCCGCGACCACCGGCCACGCCGGGTCCGGGAGCCCGACGGACCCCGACGCCCTCGTCCTCGCGCACCTGCCGCTGGTCGGCCACTGCGTGGGCGAGGTGATGAGCCGGGTCCCGGCCCACGTGGACCGCGACGACCTGGCCGGCGCCGGCGTCGAAGGGCTCGTCCAGGCCTCGCGCAGCTGGCGGCCCGAGACGGGCGTCCCCTTCTCCGCGCACGCCCGCACGAGGATCCGCGGCGCCATCGTCGACGAGCTGCGCGCCGCCGACTGGGCCTCGCGCGGCGCCCGCTCGCGCGCGCGGCACGCGCAGCAGACCACCGAGCACCTCACCGCGGCGCTCGGGCGCACGCCGAGCACCGACGAGCTCGCCGACGCGATGGGCGTCGCCGCCGACCACGTGCACCGCGTGCGCGCCGAGACCCACCGCGCGTACCTGTCGAGCCTCGACGAGGCACGCGAGGCGGGCGACACCGTGCACGACACCGTCGCCGACCCCTCGCGCTCGCCCGAGGAGCACGTCGTCGCCGCCGAGCACGTGGGCGCGCTCCTGCGGGCCGTCGACCTGCTGCCCGAGCGCGTGCGGGAGGCGGTGCGCGGCCACTACCTCGACGAGGAGCCGATGGCCGACATCGCCGCGCGCCTCGGCGTCACGGAGTCGCGCGTCTCCCAGCTGCGCGCGGAGGGCATCGCCATGCTCCGCGCCGTCATGGCCGCCCAGGCCGAGCCGGTCGAGGTCGCCCACGCGACGGCGCGCACCCAGGCCTACGTCGCCGCCGTCGCGGCGTCGGCCGATGTCCGCGCGAGCGTCCGCCTCGGCGCCGGCGTGCTCACCGGCCTCGCGCCGGTGGGCGCCACGGCCCTGCCGCGCCAGCGCCAGGCCCCCCTCACCAGCCGCCTCTCGGCGATCGGGTGACGGGCGCCACAACTTCCCCTCAGACCTCAGGTCGCGGCATCGCCCGCCGATCCTGAACTCGGCCACGGAAGGCCGACCACCATCCATCACGGAGGAGCACACAGACCATGGGTCTTCAGATCAACAACAACATCGCGGCGTTCAACAGCTACCGCAACCTGTCCGTCAACCAGGGCAACATGGAGAAGTCGCTCGAGAAGCTGTCGAGCGGTCTCCGCATCAACCGCGCTGCTGACGACGCCGCCGGCCTCGCGATCTCCGAGGGCCTGCGCTCGCAGGTCGGCGGTCTCAAGCAGGCCGTCCGCAACGCGCAGGACGGCATCTCCGTCGTGCAGACCGCGGAGGGCGCGCTCCAGGAGGTCCACTCCATCCTCCAGCGCGGCCGCGACCTGCAGGTGCAGGCCGCCAACGGCAGCAACAACCAGGACTCGCTGGACGCCATCAACGCCGAGCTCACCGCCCTCGCGAGCGAGATCGGGGCCATCAGCACCCGCACGAACTTCAACGGCGTGCAGCTGCTCGACGGCACCGCCAACCTCAACTTCCAGACCGGCGCCCGCTCCACCGAGCAGCTCAACGTCGACCTCACCACGATCGACCTGACGGCGGCGGCGGGTGTGCTGACCGCGGCGGCCGGGGCGAACACCGGTGGCGTCGGCTCCACCGCGGACATCAACCTGATCAGCGCCCAGATCACCGCCATCTCCGCCGAGCGCGGCAACCTCGGTGCCTCGCAGAACCGCCTCGAGTCGACCATCAAGTCGCTCAACGTCGCGGTGGAGAACCTGACCGCCTCCGAGAGCCGGATCCGCGACACGGACATGGCCCTGGAGATGGTGAGCTTCACCAAGAGCCAGATCCTCTCGCAGGCCGGCACCGCCATGCTCGCGCAGGCCAACCAGGCCCCGCAGGGCGTCCTGCAGCTCCTCCGCTGACCCCGGTCACCCTCCGGTAGCAGCAGCCCCACGACCGACCGCCGGGAACCGACACCACGGTTCCCGGCGGTCGGCGTAGGGGCCCCCGTCCACCCGCACCCGAGCCCAGGAGCCCGCCGTGAGCAGCTTCGCCGTCGACGGCCTCGTGAGCGGTCTGCAGACCTCGACGCTCGTGTCGCAGCTCATGCAGATCGAGGCCATCCCGCAGCAGCAGCTGCGCGTGCGCGTCAACGAGAACGGCGCCTACGTCAAGGCGCTGCAGTCGGTGTCGAGCGCGCTCAAGAAGCTCGACGACGCCGCGTCGGCCCTCACGGTCGGTGCGGCGAAGTGGGACGCCACCACCTCGACGGTGACGGGCGAGGCGGCCACGGCCACCGCGCGCAACGGCGCGCTGCCGGGTGCCACCACCGTGACGGTCGACCGCCTCGCCACGGCGTGGACGTGGACCAGCGCGCAGGCCACCGGGCTCGACGACGTCGTCGTGCCGAGCGAGTCGCTGCAGGTCGTCGACGCCTCGGGCACCGCCCGCACCCTGCAGCCCGCCTCCGGCACGCTGCGCGACGTCATGGGTGCGATCAACAACGCCGAGGGCCTCGGGCTGCGCGCCGTCGCGGTCCGCGTCGGCGACAACAGCTACCGCCTGCAGGTCCTCGCCACCGACACCGGCGCCGCCGCCCCGCAGCGGTTCGACGGCTCCTCGGTCACCGGTGGCGGCACCAGCGCCGACGGCGTGGACGCGCTCTACAGCGTCAACGGGATCAGCGGCACCTCCTCGACGAACACCGTCACCGGCCTCGTCAGCGGCGTCGACGTCACGCTGCAGGCCGTCGGCACCTCGACCGTGCGGGTCAGCGCGGACCCGGCCGCGACCGTCGACGCCGTCAAGGCGCTCGTGACGGCCGCGAACGACGCGATCGCCGAGGCCCGCAAGCAGACCGCGGCCAACCCGGGCGGCACCCGCGGGCCCCTCGCCTCCGACTCCTTCGTGCGCGGGCTCACCGGCCGCATCCAGGGCGCCTTCTCCGCCGCGCTCGGCGACGTGAACGCCGCCGCCATCGGCATCCAGACCACGCGCGACGGCAGCCTCGTGCTCGACGAGGCGAAGCTGCGGGACACGCTCGCAGCCGACCCCGCGCTCGT from Aquipuribacter sp. SD81 harbors:
- a CDS encoding SIS domain-containing protein produces the protein MSGSGASRTGAGTAAERQTHMAREVAQQADAVAATFDALLPLRQDLRRMFAGRRHVLFVARGSSDNAAVYGRYLLGAHAGVVASLAAPSLATHYGPPADDGRPAGAPLALDDTLVVCVSQSGATEEIVATQAWAARQGAATVAVANVPGSPLLRTADLALQTQAGPELAVPATKSYLSQLAAMVVLGTALAPDPSALDADIARVPAEVERLVDEQQGVDEAAAALSASRHPLVSGRGMAMGTALEVALKLEETCLRPVRGLSYADLRHGPIAVVDDDVLAVLVSAGDGPLVGAMTELASDLRARGARTVGVGGDAAFADAVDVPVAGPRLPEALAPLGLVVPMQLAIERAARVLGLDPDAPRGLRKVTRTDA
- the purS gene encoding phosphoribosylformylglycinamidine synthase subunit PurS; amino-acid sequence: MPRIVVEVMPKPEILDPQGTAITQALGRMGVDGLGEVRQGKRFEVAVDDTDEATLARVREAAETLLSNPVIEDVVAVRVVEG
- a CDS encoding PadR family transcriptional regulator; this translates as MTPLGDVPYLVLAALAGGRRHGYDVVRVVSTLTDGRVALGAGTLYGALDRLSTQGLVADDGEERVGGRLRRYYRLTDDGTALLEAETARREDVTAAVRRRLVAAPGAVGGQA
- a CDS encoding MBL fold metallo-hydrolase, translated to MRVTSLGHSCLLVETGGARVLLDPGAFSPDVPGSLARLLGDAPLDAVLVTHAHPDHCDADAVRTLVGQHDGLRVLAEQGAHDALAQAGVTADLLAVGDRVDLDGLALEAVGGQHAVIHDDVPRIGNVGVLLRGDGTTVFHPGDSYGTTPDGVDVLAVPLNAPWAAVKETVEFVRAVAPRVALPVHDALLREDRREVYLGHVRRLGGADVHDPVTDGPWEG
- the flgN gene encoding flagellar export chaperone FlgN; this encodes MALADFCRILWRERELLELLLFKLEEEQLVLASGRSRWLAHATREVEAVLDQIRESEKVRALETDVVAMDLGLPAGPSLAHLARVAPEPYSAMLLGHREAFLALTAEITELAQANRRLLHEGMVSLSEALAAVEEPAGTYGPGAARNLPRQGAGRLVDEAL
- the flgK gene encoding flagellar hook-associated protein FlgK, with the translated sequence MSSFAGLHTALSGLVAQRYGLDVTGANVANANTPGYSRQRVVMDPSTPVTTGTALFSRWDGPGTGVRVTDLQRVNDELVTQRVRQETSTAAFMDVDRAAWSRFEVALGEPGDTGLAARLSTFWSSWQDLANSPGTAAARSQVLQAGAAVADTLHGLGAAVTQAWTDARAQVGQLLGEVDATARAVADLNAAIRDATAAGGSVNELLDQRDQLVLRLSELTGATARPGDLGTVDVFVGGTAVVRGDRTTGLSLSAGAAGSIDEVLSGGAVSVTGAAGAPVDVPGGRIGALLDSLHRTWPGVMQRLDATAADVASQVDTVHSTGLTQDGTAAGAFFTASDGGPVTARSITVAVTDPRDVAAASGGAGALDGSLADALGRIGQGPGSPDAAWRQLVGDVGSAAQAAERRSDSQKVVVRDVTAAREAVSGVDIDEELTNMVMFQRAYEGAARMLTAVDEALDTLINRTGVVGR
- the fliD gene encoding flagellar filament capping protein FliD, which gives rise to MSSFAVDGLVSGLQTSTLVSQLMQIEAIPQQQLRVRVNENGAYVKALQSVSSALKKLDDAASALTVGAAKWDATTSTVTGEAATATARNGALPGATTVTVDRLATAWTWTSAQATGLDDVVVPSESLQVVDASGTARTLQPASGTLRDVMGAINNAEGLGLRAVAVRVGDNSYRLQVLATDTGAAAPQRFDGSSVTGGGTSADGVDALYSVNGISGTSSTNTVTGLVSGVDVTLQAVGTSTVRVSADPAATVDAVKALVTAANDAIAEARKQTAANPGGTRGPLASDSFVRGLTGRIQGAFSAALGDVNAAAIGIQTTRDGSLVLDEAKLRDTLAADPALVRRLVAPEDASVGIGSRLRDVVTSATGTDGLLTAAIQGRERSTKDLQAQIESWDRRLELRRETLQRQFSALEVSLGRLQSQSTWLSGQIAGLNASLGSSS
- a CDS encoding flagellin N-terminal helical domain-containing protein; translated protein: MGLQINNNIAAFNSYRNLSVNQGNMEKSLEKLSSGLRINRAADDAAGLAISEGLRSQVGGLKQAVRNAQDGISVVQTAEGALQEVHSILQRGRDLQVQAANGSNNQDSLDAINAELTALASEIGAISTRTNFNGVQLLDGTANLNFQTGARSTEQLNVDLTTIDLTAAAGVLTAAAGANTGGVGSTADINLISAQITAISAERGNLGASQNRLESTIKSLNVAVENLTASESRIRDTDMALEMVSFTKSQILSQAGTAMLAQANQAPQGVLQLLR
- the fliW gene encoding flagellar assembly protein FliW, translated to MSEGRAVRFVVPLPGLPGHVEYALDGLEATGTLFSLRSADDSVSLLLAAPWAFFPDYAPVLSDEDVDLLGLAGAEDALLFVVLTTAESAAASTANLLAPVVLNQRTGAAMQVLLTGSDLPVRAPLAA
- the flgL gene encoding flagellar hook-associated protein FlgL, yielding MLRITQRSMADGTYANLQASLARSASLQEQLSSGKQVAKPSDNPTGATDILQLRAERSANDQYLRNADNGLSWLGTADTALQQTSAAVRHARDLTVQGGNGSLSQTGRDALAKELRQVRDSLVELGNTQYLGRPVFGGTTGGGTAFDATGTYVGDTGTVQRRVGADSTVRVDVDGPGAFGSGATSVFATLDGIIADLESGGSPTARLAALDTAHERVLGALADVGARTNRIETLQAKGTDAAVSLRSAQSQIEDVDLPKTILELQLQSTAYQAALGATARVLQPTLLDFLR
- a CDS encoding sigma-70 family RNA polymerase sigma factor, giving the protein MPDDTGPVLITSSAAATTGHAGSGSPTDPDALVLAHLPLVGHCVGEVMSRVPAHVDRDDLAGAGVEGLVQASRSWRPETGVPFSAHARTRIRGAIVDELRAADWASRGARSRARHAQQTTEHLTAALGRTPSTDELADAMGVAADHVHRVRAETHRAYLSSLDEAREAGDTVHDTVADPSRSPEEHVVAAEHVGALLRAVDLLPERVREAVRGHYLDEEPMADIAARLGVTESRVSQLRAEGIAMLRAVMAAQAEPVEVAHATARTQAYVAAVAASADVRASVRLGAGVLTGLAPVGATALPRQRQAPLTSRLSAIG